The Coffea arabica cultivar ET-39 chromosome 6e, Coffea Arabica ET-39 HiFi, whole genome shotgun sequence genome contains the following window.
GATAATGAAGATGCTTCTATATGCCTTTCACATGTCAGAATTTCCCAACCAATAGGAGTCACAAAAACTGTGAAATTTTTCAATACAAAATGCAATTCAGGAGATAATTCTTTCTCTTGTTGTTCTATCCTTAGAGGACAACAGAAGAGAATGTTATTGATCAGGTTCTTCATGATGTTACTCAACTATATGACAGATTCATTTGAAAATAAGCAAGAGCTGCCTTCTTTTAGAGTGAATTCAAAATCATCTCTGTTCTGTTGATGAGATGAAATGACATATTTGCACAATACCACATCCTTTTTCTATTGTTGTTTATACTTGTTTTTAGCATTTTAGGAGtgtctttttcattttcaagcaTTGATCAGTCAAGCTAGTAAACTTACCTGTACGTATGCATCCTTAATATCTCCCTTAAGATGCAGACAAACTCAATACATAGTTGATGGTTATGGAAATACACTAACAATCTCTCCATGATTCTTGAATTTTATGGTTAATTATTCAGCCGAGGAGGCCTAGGTTTAGTTGCTAAGGTTGAGGCCCCAAGATTTAAAGTTCTTGGGTTCAAATGCCCCTCCCCCTCCTCGCTAAGTAATCCCACCCTTCCCCTGCTTAAAAAAGtgaacataaaataaaataaaaatatagttAATTATTCATTTCTCTTTTACATTTTCCTAGTTAAAAATTCATCATCTGAGGCCCAATTTGTATTTTTAAGCAGATTTAGAGAAAATTTACAACTTTCTTGCAGACACAAATGGTTGAAAGAAAATGTTGCTCAATGGTGCTTTTGATTTCTAGATGTAGTGGATGgcctcttctccttcttcttgttTATAATTTCCTTCCTTCATGAGGGAGATCTTAATTTGGTTGCTGATTTTGTCTgattgttttttctttgcattgtgTCAGGTAAATTAATCTTTGCTTCCTATCTTTGTGTGGAACTCGATTTGCACCGTTTGTTTCTTGATTACCATGATATATTTGCAAATAGCTTTTAGTTCAGGGAAAATTAGTAAAACTGGTATCCTGGAGCTTTTTTGTTTAAGTGCGAGTAGGGGGGCTTTAACCCGAGACCTCTCACTTGCACTCCCTCCCATCCCTCTCACTTACCCTTGGAGCCTTATTTCGTAGAGAATGCGCAAGTTTCTGCTACTTTTTATAAAGGGCACTTTTACTAGCTTCATTATAAAATGTAATTGTATGTTTTATACAGAAATCAGGAAAAATACCCTTCATAGTGAATACTCCAAAGTTAAACTTTCCTTGTGCATTTGGCCTCCAAGCACGCCCTTTTCAGAATTTTTCCCTTTGCCTAAACGCTTAAACCCATCCACACCTAGAGTGTAGATTTTCCTTCATGACGAGATTATTTTGTTTGATAAAGAGTTTTTTATGCATGGGTCTCCCTAAATCATGAGATAGTTGCATGTATAAGGCTCTACTGCAAACTAATCTGACAATATTCAACAGGGGCGAGTACCACTGATATCTGTTGATGGACTGCATCAGTTACACATCCTCATATTCTTTTTAGCTGTCTTTCACGTGATATATAGTGCTGTCACAATGGCTCTAGGAAGACTCAAGGTAATTCAGGTTATGCCCACTTGGCAGTTGCTGTGGATCCAAATTTCATGCAACGTTTAGAAGGAGAGTGTTTTTTTAAGATATCATGGGACAGGTGGTTTTAGCTTATTTGATTCATCTTACTTAATTAAGTATTTAATAATGTTTTCTCTGCTTTTCCATTTAAAAAATGTAGTTGATGAATGTCACAGAAAATATTGTTTACTTCTGAATATTTCCAGTTTCTAGTCTATTTTAACATGTCATCAGGCAAGACAACATTTGTCCTTGGAACATTATTAGATTTAGGAGCAATTTATGTCTCCCACTCCTGTATGTCCATTTCAATGATTAATCTTTTGTAGTTGAAGTGCCATTGCTTCCAATACCTTTGACCAGATTAGAGCTCATGGTCGAATTATGGTTGTCAGATTCGTGGTTGGAAGGATTGGGAGCAGGAGACTTCATCGCATCattatgaattttcaaatggTATGCTACTGTACGATCTAGAAAATATAATGTTGCCAAGTGTAACTTCAATTTCACTGTCTGTTTGTCACCGCATTAATAATGAACCCTCTGAATCAGCAGATCCTACAAGATTTAGGCTTACTCATGAAACATCTTTCGTGAGAGCACACACCAGTTTCTGGACCAGTATACCGATCTTCTTTTACGTTGTAAGAAGTATTTCTTTTCAGGAAATATAAAAGTGATTGAGGTATTAATGAGTCTTTAACTTGTTGgcccacattcaaaatttgcTAGTATTGGCTCAGTAAAGGCTTTGTATGATAAGGTACCACTTTCTTGGGCTTAGTCATTCTGCCTCACTTTTATATGCTTGTTGGATATGTGTTTCAATGACTGTTACattatctctttttctttttgcaagCTTATCCTAATGTTTCACTCCTGCAGGGCTGCTTTGTCAGACAGTTTTTCCACTCCGTCAGTAAATCTGACTATTTGACATTGCGCAATGGATTTATTAGTGTAAGTTTCCAATGAAGTACTTGTTTGTTTGTCTGTACTTAATTTTAAATCCTCCATGGATTATCATCCCTTAAAATTTATTTGATGCATCTGCAGGTTCATTTAGCTCCTGGAAGtaaatttaactttcaaaagtaCATAAAGAGGTCATTAGAGGATGATTTCAAGACTGTGGTGGGAGTCAGGTAATGATCGTTAATTTCGTAAAGGATTTCTATGTCTTCATGATGTAACATTCTAATATCTGCTCTTATTTGTTGACTGCTTGAAAATGTTGGCAGTCCAGTGTTATGGGCGTCTTTTGTGGTTTTCTTGCTCTTAAATGTCAGTGGTAAGTGTCTTTTCCAATAACAGATATGCTGCTagtattttgttcttttttcacTAATATTTAATGATTCTACTTGAGCTTTAGGTCCATTTTAGTATGTATATTCATATATTAAATGGAAAAAGTTTTTCAACTCAGGTTGGAAAGCCTTGTTCTGGGCATCCCTAATTCCTGTGGTTGTAAGTATCATCTCCTAGTTATATTGTCTCTTATGCTGGCAAGCTTAAAACTCCTAAGTACATCACCTTTCTCAGATAATCTTAGCAGTTGGGACGAAGCTTCAAGCTATTTTGACAAGGATGGCCATTGAAATTACAGAGAGACATGCAGTGGTTCAGGGCATTCCACTTGTGCAAGGCTCAGATAAATACTTCTGGTTTGGGCATCCTCAGTTAGTTCTTCATCTTATTCACTTCGCTCTGTTTCAGGTATTGACTCCTGCTATTATGGATATTAAAGATCAAACTCTGTTACCTAAAAGCGAGTAGGGAAAGTTATCTCCACTATTACTCCTTTCTGTACTATACCATCAAAGGCAAAAGCTGATAGCCAATAGTTTTAATGTTGATCCTAGATGTTCTGTAAGAAATGCCTGCCTTGCATAACCAAGATTTGCAGCATGCATGGCTCCATAAAAAATTGTCAGCACTCAGCACCTTAATGCTCATTTAACAGCTAttgacaaattttttttgggtcataTTATTTAAAACACTTGTGGTAACCCTTGGCAGAACGGACCTCTTTGTAAGCACAAATAAAATTAGAGACAAAAGAAGAGATTTTGTGATGATATGGATTATGTATTTATGCAGCAGTAATGGATTGGAGACAGATGTCAACATAAATTTTCAAATAGTCAAGTGACCATCCCCTTCTCAACGTTCATTATGTCAGATACTTACCCTTTTGAAGAAATGACCCTTGCCATTcccgccaaaaaaaaaaagacctttTATCTTTTACTTCTGTCGACTGAAAATCCCATTTATTACATAGtagttaattttaattttgctAATTTTACACATCCAATGTTCTGATCAGTTTTCCCATTTTGCAGAACTCATTCCAAATAACATACTTTCTGTGGATTTGGGTAATGATTCTCTCCATTTCTCAAGTACTGAAATCTGAATCTAAGTCGAAACTCCATGCTAAACAACATTATTGAGATTTTCATCCTCTGCAGTATGAGTTTGGGCTAAAATCTTGCTTCCATGAGAATTTCGAGCTAGTCATTGCCAAACTTGCTTTAGGGTATGCTTCTTCGTAAAACATTTCTAACAATAGAGTCACCCGTTGGATGTTAAATTCAATTTCCAGTTTGGCGTTTTGAATCCATGTTAAATAATCTTCTGCGACATTGCAGGGTAGGAGTCCTAGTTTTATGCAGCTACATCACGCTTCCACTTTATGCTCTTGTAGCTCAGGTACCTTAACACTGTTCAACATGTCTTATAAGATCTATTGCATTTCTCTGGCTGATAAGACTGTCAATGGCACTGAGTAATGCATCCTTCAATACTTTATGTCATGACTTGTCAAGCAGATTTCTCATGAACTGCTACACAAGCTTGTCAGTTGTTAATCCATCTGTACCTAATTCCCTAGGGATGGAATGTAACTATCAATTGTAGAAAATTTCTCTTCATGTGAACTATTTTATTTAGAATTAGGTGATGGTTTTGACTATATTTGCAGATGGGTTCCTATATGAAAAAATCAATCTTTGATGAACAAACTTCCAAAGCCCTGAAGAAGTGGCATATGGCTGTGAAGAAAAAGCAGGGAAGGAAGTCTCCAACTAGAAGATTGGGTGATGCAAGTCCAACTGCTTCAGTGGCTTCAACTTTGCATTCGACAGGGCCAGCACTACATCGTTTCAAAACTACTGGTCACTCAACTCGCTCCTTCACATATGAGGACCAGGAGGCGTCTGACTTGGAAACTGAcccatcaactcctgtgacgaACAAGTTAATGATTACAGTTGATCACGATACACGCAATGAGCTGAATGTACCCAATGATGCAGAAGAAATCAAGAACGATAATGACTTGTCATTTATGAAGCCATCCCCCAAAGAGATGAACATCTAGGAGACTATGATGTCGCTCTGCTGgctgttgtaattgtttctgccAGTTCAGCCGATCTACTCAGCTTGGTTCGAGACTTTTGAGTACTTCTTTTACATGTATGATAAGAGCATCTTTTATGCTGGAAAGCAGGTTAGGTTTGATGGAGCTGCAATCCTTGTATATTAGCATTCATGGGCCACAATTAATGCAGTAGTCTGAAAGAACGTCCTGATTGCCCACATTGCTAAACAACTCGTGATGGTTAGCTAAATGTGGTTGGTTCCTCGATTTAGACAGGAAGGACTTCGTTTATGCGCAGCATCCCAAACTTTTGAGGTAAAACAGGAAATTgaacttttgatgtattttcaCGCAACTGCTCTGCAAAGAGATTAAAATCCCACCTTCCTTGTCGAACGATGGGCGGGTTGAAAGAGACTTCAATTCGTTCAGACGACTAGCAATCACTGTATTATCAAACTTATTGAGCTCTCGGGTGCTTGTTGTAGaaacctttttttgttttttggcatAGCAGTTGGATGCTATTGGTattgactctctctctctctcacacacacacacagagattGACGATTTACACCCAAAAAAGAAAGCAGTTTAAAGGGGGATTTATTATAAGTCGAAAAAGGTTAAGCCAGAAGCATACCGGATAGATCTCCCATCCACAATTGAAGAACAAaagtttcatctttttttttcttttggttttaacACAACTAAGAAGCAACACATTAATATTAAAGTAGTAGATACCCTATGGGATACAAAGTAATTTTAGAAAACATCACGGTAAACAGTTTCTGGACACCATCAATCCTGTAAGTGGCCGTGGTGGCTGTGGATCCCTGGCTTAGGGCATAAGAGATATCATTAGTAAAGACAACTGTTTAAGCAAATGAAGAATACTGCAACTCTGAAGTCGGAAGTTCAAGAACATTCCAACCATCCACCTGAAAGGAATGTCCTTAAATAGCTTTGACACGGTAAACTTAAAAACTGGTAGTGATGAAGACACACAACGGTAAATGCACAAACAACCGTTATGGTTTGCTATTAACATTACAACAAAACATGCCACTTTTATCATCTAACCCGGCATGCAGTGGGGCCACCTCCTGGAGAACAGTCTGGGTTGGGAGACCGGCAACTCGCAGTAGTAGGACGAACTGTACCACCAAATCTTTGTTCCAACCGATAGTCTCGTGCTCTTCCAGGCGCAATTGGACCACCAGTACCAATTTGAAAAGAGGCTGATGAGGACGCCGCCGCCAATAATACCGAACCTCCATCTGTACCGCCACCACTGCATTGTAGAGGCTCCAAAGTCTCGACCACATCACTCATTAAGGGCCTTGCTTTCGGGTTCTGGCTCAAGCAATAGTACGCTAGACTGCACGCCTTTTGTGCCGCCCTGACAGAGTACTGATTTTCTAATCTTGGATCTATTATTTGgagcattttccttttatcatttAGCTTCGGCCTGGCCCAATCCACCAAATTCTGCTCCTTGCTTGGTCTGGTCTTGTCTACAGACTTCTTTCCAGTCAATAGCTCTAGCAGGACCACCCCAAAACTGTACACATCACTCCTTGCAGTAAGATGCCCTGTCAGTATCAAAAAGATTATGACGAATGAGAGATCGTAGAAGCATAAGGCGACATGACAATAACTTTTACTAGCCTTTTGAGTTTTGAGCTAGGAAGGTTAATATCTAACTTCAGGTAGCAAATAAATCCCCAAGTTTCTTTATTGTATTGACGAAGGCCTCAGCTCCGAAATGAGCAGTGCAAATTGTGCAATAAATTCTTCTAACAGAGAAGTTTCAATCTAAAATGGTATTATTCTCCGTTCGAATTTGCTTTCACAAAATCAAGTCTAAGACGATGGACAAATATCATAAAGGTCTGAGCTAACACTCTCTTCATTGCACGAAATTTGAGAAACCCacaaacattttaaaaatatgcaAACCAGTTTTAGCCTTTCTCCTCCTATGTTTTCCAGTAAACGTCACTCCGAACCAGTCTTTAGGGAGAACGGAAATATCCATAGATATATGCTCTAGCCTGTATGTGTCAGAATTGCGAACCCAGTCTATCTGAAGACAAAAAGGACTTTGACTAATCTACATAGCTTTGAAACTTTACACGAGGGCGATTTGGACCCCCAAAAACTCGCAATTCCGAAGGAGCAAAGAGGTCAAGAGAGATCAGATGCTTAGCATGCCTCCGATTCAAAACAGCCGGTTGCTCACATAGAAGAGGTCTCAAGTTCAAAACTTGGGAGAAGTTCACAGTTTTTGTAAGAACACCAGGTCAATTGTCCTTTCAGGTTACTAACCACGACAAGTACTCCTGGTTGACCGCATGAAAGGCCTGTCTGAGTTTAATAACAACTACTAGTGATAAAACGACACTCAatactaactttttttttcattctaaAAGGAAGATTAGGATTTTCACACGTCTTTATTTTGGTTAAGCTTTCCTACAGTGGAAAGCTATATTAGCTAGTACAATATTGGTTAGTTAAAGCCTTAAATTTATGTGTTTTAGTGGGAAAAAATAGACAAATGAAAAGGGAGGGCCACCACAGACCAAAAGGTGCTCTCCCTCTATATCTAATATAGATGCTTTTTTAGGCAAATTTAAGTAAGCTGAAAGAAAGCTCTTTATCCAGGAAGACTTGTATCCAATCATAGACAAGCCACTGTCAATAAATAAAGAGCTAAATTCTCTTCCTCCTCGCCGGTTTACCAGTTCTGAAGCTAACTATATTTCTAAGTTCAagatgaaaagaagaaaagggagaCAAGTACTAAGAGAATTataatttcatttattaatGAACATTTTCACCAAGAAAATCCAGCTTCCAGATCATATACGAGGGCTATCtgtgttttgcattttcatgTCAGCCAAAGAATACCTTCACAAAACAAATATAGCTGCATGCATAAACAATTTTCACATCCATGCATCTTAGAGTCAGTCTTGTATAAGTCAGTGACTCAATTCctattgagaaaagaaaaagtccatcagttaaaaaaaaaaaaaaaaaagttccaacAGTCTCATGTTTTGCAAAAGCTCCATTTTAGAATATGTAAAACCTTCCTAGAAAAAGGTAGGATCAATAACCTGGAATAAAATCAGCTATAAACTCATTCCTATTTAGAAAAGATATAGTTCATTAATAAAAGAATGTTCCAACTCTGCAACATTTCACAAAGATCCATTTTTAGAAGATATAAAACCTTCCTGAAAAAATGTAGGATTAGTAACATGGACTAGAGTCAGCTCAGAACCATATAGAGGCATACCTGTCATTACATATTCAGGAGCTGCATATCCATAAGTTCCCATAACTCGAGTTGAAACATGGGTCTCATCACCTTGTGGCCCAGCTTTTGCAAGCCCAAAATCAGAAAGTTTAGCTGTGTAATCCTGCAATTTATAGCTAAAGGCATCAACAACTATCTATCATCCTATCAAGAAAAATGcccaaagaaaatttgaaatgagaacaaaaagaaaaaagaaaagctgaaaaaaaaaaaaaagagttcgcAGAATAGTGAAGCACAACTGGCAGATGATAATGCAACTTACAGAGTCCAGTAAAATGTTTGACGTCTTAAAGTCTCGGTAGATTACTGGTCTTTCAGCATTGTGAAGGAAAGCAAGTCCTTTAGCTGCTCCAAGAGCAATCATCATTCTTGTTGACCACGATAATGTAACTGTTGCCTCTGAATGCCTCAAGAAATTTTAGATCAAACTTCAGTTAACAAAATCAGgtcattatttttaaaaaaaaaaaaagacatcaaAAAAATGTGCAAACTTCGGGGAAGGTGGAGAAAAAATAAGCAGAATTCTATTGAAGAGAAAGTCCAATAAAATAATTAGGTTCTACTGGTGCTTGTTCTTTAAGCAAATATCCAGCTATGCTTGGTCatatttcttgatcaattaaACACAGGCATACAattaatttaaaagaaatttgatTGTTGCAGGATCCAACCTTCATGtcaaccgaaaatttttatcaaattcaaACTTCAATTACACAGTAACATAGACAACATGAGAAACTAAGAGCAGAAGAAAATGATACAAAATATCCatccaaagattcaaaaatccAGCGCAATTAGCatacccaaaagaaaaaacattttGTAACATAATAATCATCACTTCAAATGATGGTAAAAGGAATTCTACTTTCAGACATAGCCTATCACAGAAAACTTTCCACTTCACTTGTATGATAATGACGTCCTGACTGCAATCTTCATATTCACAATAGCACTCTCTCAGTGTCTTTATCTCAAACTATACCTCACTTAGACTCTTGAGAAAGATGACTCTGATCACACCCAGTTTAAGAAATTACATTGGCAAACTTCTGTGCAAACAAGTGTTGGGGAGGTTCAAAGTATATTTTTGGGTTTAGTTGAAACTAgataatttcttttgtttttgttcagTTTCTTAGTGAGATAAAAATTAATGCTTTTGTCCCACCAAGAAACTATATAGTAATGCAGATGTAGAATTAATTCAGATGTAGGTTTGGTAACTGGTCCATTTTAGGAGATAGATTTCAGATAAATAGTGATAACCTAGCCTTGACTTGAAAAAAGATCCTCTATATTAATGGTGTCTAATGAAAACAGATCCAGGTAAAGCAGTCTTAATTTAAAACGCTAAAATAAAGAGGCTGGCAGAACatatgaaaaataaaaggagggagggcggggggagggggaagaaaAGCAAAATGAGATTAAGCAACCCAAGAGGATTGTAACTTGTAAGGCGGTAAGAAGAGAGACATAGGTGGATACTTCGGAAAAGGTGATTTTCCAGGCTGCCGCGGAACATGAACTCATAAACGAGTAATCTGTGATCATCCTCGCAGCAATACCCAATCAGCTTGACCAGATTAGGATGGCGAAGCTGGCCAAGGAAATTGACCTCGGTCTAGGAAGtagaaacaagaaacaaaaatcgGTAGGAGTAACATTTATGATCCGGAAAAGAAGTTTGTCAAATAAggaaagaaatggaagaaagtGGGTTGGAGGGGGGACTCACGAGCCATTCACGGTGGCCCTGAAGGCCCTCCTTGTTGAGAACCTTAACGGCAACGGGAAGGGATTTGAGGCCAACTCTGACGTTCTCATCAATGTAGCCCTTGTAAACGGTACCAAAGCCGCCCTCGCCGAGAATGTAGTCCGAGCGGAAGCTCTTGGTGATGGTCTCCAGCTCGAATAGGGAGAAGGCGATGACATGGGTATAGAGGAAGGAGTTGTTGGTGAAGTCTTCAAAATGGCGGGGGGTACAAGGATCGCTGCTTAGATCTGAGGTGGAACGACCGTGGCCGTGCCTCTTGTCAGCGGGAGCACACGGGAATGGATTTCTACTGGCTGCTGCGGATAAAGCCTGGAGCTGCTGAACTGCCCAAATTGAGTGGAATTTTCCTTATCAGTAATAGTAGTAGTACCTTTGAAATggtaggccaaaaaaaaaagtgacgagagaagaagaaaaggatgcTGAGGGACATGTGAGGAATGAGAGAAGATTAAATCACTTGTCAATGTCTATGTATCCACAGTTAGTGGGTTGAATTAAACCCACCGGAAACCTAGATGAGGTTCAGGTTTGGACGATGGGAAATTGAAAGAAACGTGTAAAAGATTTATAGATCTGGATTTGGTGTGAGATTAGGGGAATGATGAGTAGCGACTGAGTAGTGGTAGTTACTGTGACACTCAGAATAATTctgagagggagagagagcacggagagagggagagaagaagagaagaagagaaaaagcgTAGGCACCTTGGTGATGAGCACCGGAGACGACAGCGGACTCCTCCCTAGTTCCACAATTCCCCATCACGTCGTCGTCTATCGCTTGCTCCTCTTGGATATGCTCTCATTCttagcctctctctctctcaacacCTCTTCGTCGTTGTCGtcgtcctcctcctcctcctaatacaaaaaataataataataataaaaataatattgcTA
Protein-coding sequences here:
- the LOC140004300 gene encoding MLO-like protein 8 isoform X4, with the protein product MILGFISLLLVFSQYYITQICVPSGVADSMLPCRARDKVATKNDGHRRRLIGYERRVLAAGAKEPSCKQGRVPLISVDGLHQLHILIFFLAVFHVIYSAVTMALGRLKIRGWKDWEQETSSHHYEFSNDPTRFRLTHETSFVRAHTSFWTSIPIFFYVGCFVRQFFHSVSKSDYLTLRNGFISVHLAPGSKFNFQKYIKRSLEDDFKTVVGVSPVLWASFVVFLLLNVSGWKALFWASLIPVVIILAVGTKLQAILTRMAIEITERHAVVQGIPLVQGSDKYFWFGHPQLVLHLIHFALFQNSFQITYFLWIWYEFGLKSCFHENFELVIAKLALGVGVLVLCSYITLPLYALVAQMGSYMKKSIFDEQTSKALKKWHMAVKKKQGRKSPTRRLGDASPTASVASTLHSTGPALHRFKTTGHSTRSFTYEDQEASDLETDPSTPVTNKLMITVDHDTRNELNVPNDAEEIKNDNDLSFMKPSPKEMNI
- the LOC140004300 gene encoding MLO-like protein 10 isoform X1, coding for MAGGGGGSSRQLDQTPTWAVAGVCAVIILISIALEKLLHKIGTWLTDRHKKALYEALEKVKNELMILGFISLLLVFSQYYITQICVPSGVADSMLPCRARDKVATKNDGHRRRLIGYERRVLAAGAKEPSCKQGRVPLISVDGLHQLHILIFFLAVFHVIYSAVTMALGRLKIRGWKDWEQETSSHHYEFSNDPTRFRLTHETSFVRAHTSFWTSIPIFFYVGCFVRQFFHSVSKSDYLTLRNGFISVHLAPGSKFNFQKYIKRSLEDDFKTVVGVSPVLWASFVVFLLLNVSGWKALFWASLIPVVIILAVGTKLQAILTRMAIEITERHAVVQGIPLVQGSDKYFWFGHPQLVLHLIHFALFQNSFQITYFLWIWYEFGLKSCFHENFELVIAKLALGVGVLVLCSYITLPLYALVAQMGSYMKKSIFDEQTSKALKKWHMAVKKKQGRKSPTRRLGDASPTASVASTLHSTGPALHRFKTTGHSTRSFTYEDQEASDLETDPSTPVTNKLMITVDHDTRNELNVPNDAEEIKNDNDLSFMKPSPKEMNI
- the LOC140004300 gene encoding MLO-like protein 8 isoform X2, which translates into the protein MAGGGGGSSRQLDQTPTWAVAGVCAVIILISIALEKLLHKIGTWLTDRHKKALYEALEKVKNELMILGFISLLLVFSQYYITQICVPSGVADSMLPCRARDKVATKNDGHRRRLIGYERRVLAAGAKEPSCKQGRVPLISVDGLHQLHILIFFLAVFHVIYSAVTMALGRLKIRGWKDWEQETSSHHYEFSNDPTRFRLTHETSFVRAHTSFWTSIPIFFYVGCFVRQFFHSVSKSDYLTLRNGFISVHLAPGSKFNFQKYIKRSLEDDFKTVVGVSVMGVFCGFLALKCQWLESLVLGIPNSCGSVGTKLQAILTRMAIEITERHAVVQGIPLVQGSDKYFWFGHPQLVLHLIHFALFQNSFQITYFLWIWYEFGLKSCFHENFELVIAKLALGVGVLVLCSYITLPLYALVAQMGSYMKKSIFDEQTSKALKKWHMAVKKKQGRKSPTRRLGDASPTASVASTLHSTGPALHRFKTTGHSTRSFTYEDQEASDLETDPSTPVTNKLMITVDHDTRNELNVPNDAEEIKNDNDLSFMKPSPKEMNI
- the LOC140004300 gene encoding MLO-like protein 8 isoform X3 yields the protein MAGGGGGSSRQLDQTPTWAVAGVCAVIILISIALEKLLHKIGTWLTDRHKKALYEALEKVKNELMILGFISLLLVFSQYYITQICVPSGVADSMLPCRARDKVATKNDGHRRRLIGYERRVLAAGAKEPSCKQGRVPLISVDGLHQLHILIFFLAVFHVIYSAVTMALGRLKIRGWKDWEQETSSHHYEFSNDPTRFRLTHETSFVRAHTSFWTSIPIFFYVGCFVRQFFHSVSKSDYLTLRNGFISVHLAPGSKFNFQKYIKRSLEDDFKTVVGVSVMGVFCGFLALKCQWLESLVLGIPNSCGFGTKLQAILTRMAIEITERHAVVQGIPLVQGSDKYFWFGHPQLVLHLIHFALFQNSFQITYFLWIWYEFGLKSCFHENFELVIAKLALGVGVLVLCSYITLPLYALVAQMGSYMKKSIFDEQTSKALKKWHMAVKKKQGRKSPTRRLGDASPTASVASTLHSTGPALHRFKTTGHSTRSFTYEDQEASDLETDPSTPVTNKLMITVDHDTRNELNVPNDAEEIKNDNDLSFMKPSPKEMNI
- the LOC140009237 gene encoding probable serine/threonine-protein kinase PBL8 isoform X2 encodes the protein MGNCGTREESAVVSGAHHQVQQLQALSAAASRNPFPCAPADKRHGHGRSTSDLSSDPCTPRHFEDFTNNSFLYTHVIAFSLFELETITKSFRSDYILGEGGFGTVYKGYIDENVRVGLKSLPVAVKVLNKEGLQGHREWLTEVNFLGQLRHPNLVKLIGYCCEDDHRLLVYEFMFRGSLENHLFRKATVTLSWSTRMMIALGAAKGLAFLHNAERPVIYRDFKTSNILLDSDYTAKLSDFGLAKAGPQGDETHVSTRVMGTYGYAAPEYVMTGHLTARSDVYSFGVVLLELLTGKKSVDKTRPSKEQNLVDWARPKLNDKRKMLQIIDPRLENQYSVRAAQKACSLAYYCLSQNPKARPLMSDVVETLEPLQCSGGGTDGGSVLLAAASSSASFQIGTGGPIAPGRARDYRLEQRFGGTVRPTTASCRSPNPDCSPGGGPTACRVR
- the LOC140009237 gene encoding probable serine/threonine-protein kinase PBL8 isoform X1; protein product: MGNCGTREESAVVSGAHHQVQQLQALSAAASRNPFPCAPADKRHGHGRSTSDLSSDPCTPRHFEDFTNNSFLYTHVIAFSLFELETITKSFRSDYILGEGGFGTVYKGYIDENVRVGLKSLPVAVKVLNKEGLQGHREWLTEVNFLGQLRHPNLVKLIGYCCEDDHRLLVYEFMFRGSLENHLFRSIHLCLSSYRLTKATVTLSWSTRMMIALGAAKGLAFLHNAERPVIYRDFKTSNILLDSDYTAKLSDFGLAKAGPQGDETHVSTRVMGTYGYAAPEYVMTGHLTARSDVYSFGVVLLELLTGKKSVDKTRPSKEQNLVDWARPKLNDKRKMLQIIDPRLENQYSVRAAQKACSLAYYCLSQNPKARPLMSDVVETLEPLQCSGGGTDGGSVLLAAASSSASFQIGTGGPIAPGRARDYRLEQRFGGTVRPTTASCRSPNPDCSPGGGPTACRVR